Proteins encoded in a region of the Xylocopa sonorina isolate GNS202 chromosome 1, iyXylSono1_principal, whole genome shotgun sequence genome:
- the LOC143423796 gene encoding uncharacterized protein LOC143423796 isoform X2, with protein sequence MLIYDVLHKETVYHSIISDLRNYGVKYRFKKNMFKPERSEGIKQISKKVFKTPLLYQPLDVVNLSSGAIVHVPMFVSQASTFLENYITQEGLFRKAGSQVRQKELIAHLDNGGTLGEKHHAVDVANCLKTFFRDLPEPLIPYTYHDLFVHCAMLKTYRVEALLLACILLPPHHLNTLAFFMEFLKKVSMREKQNKMTIDNLAKVVAPNIMPLQEITMSAVQMRFELHLLVIKILIENAEIIGILPDHITQAISMETIGSTDNELDVSDHSHSKFRKKKHRSGSLTRMFNGLKKIVGKNAVIEDNVIRNACDTQKDPENYDPIQSNVKSTKKRKVDYLDPPSMKKKRVVDKSKKIRLSLDRFVPKKPKAVDESPKPYANTSDIQTERRWSSVCNTCDSQRTYRTYSDGSSNLKLILKDSEVSNELHREYNNIFVDADINLSDDNDEQALSRKEEDSDLSKRYTQLNSSSEELKILNSFDETHVYPPKRRLTVNNFEAYSRVQVTSVDNSSEEYVTIPKSEYEEIKNRVSAIESRLSQEFGCVNNENDEENEELLPQSVKKVQTAYEKTLEEASIESTVTTDYLAKKLGKELKIRRSSEHKIIRSPSARKIGSLKRRSQERVMSKRVRRTASWHISHGPDLHVQCNQELNNVYSNNKKPFAENYSKDDSQLRPISTSLWEEEKNGILNNIRDEFNNLNKSTKKFNQSSLQTLQNRTHSTVRRVSSFHGNEHTNTAMYFDSKIEKLKKTNSQQNMILNNASVDKTTPKSDWKKSPMSWKDAEGYFKSTIQMNTPITQSGRASIAKLRTQNAGMVLAKAKLFDECTAKGYVQNTAINKKNDLFHTKNDQCTNNIKQSCKQNELYRKSSKNVKTKYPKMMEKHYSSIATETESTKEGLETCYCNSKDPTLCSAVIHKKENMAVKIPSLVKKVPMNTILHEPRLSTYKTDDNVVCKTPNIKKPLTVKTPKSAKALVRKPTAESRRTPMKAVNQLGTPKHQTPKSILKTRNMNRYI encoded by the exons ATGTTGATTTATGATGTTCTGCATAAAGAAACAGTATATCATTCAATTATCAGTGATCTTCGTAATTATGGAGTtaaatatcgttttaagaagaacatgTTCAAACCTGAGAGATCTGAAGGAATTAAACAGATCTCAAAGAAAGTTTTCAAGACTCCCTTATTGTATCAACCACTGGACGTTGTTAACCTATCTTCTGGTGCCATCGTACATGTTCCCATGTTTGTTAGTCAAGCGTCAACATTTTTAGAAAACTATATAACTCAAGAGGGACTATTCAGGAAAGCAGGTTCACAAGTTAGACAAAAGGAATTAATAGCCCATTTAGATAATGGTGGCACTTTAGGAGAGAAACATCATGCAGTTGACGTGGCTAATTGCTTAAAAACCTTCTTTAGGGATTTACCGGAACCATTGATTCCATATACGTATCATGATTTATTTGTACATTGTGCCATGTTAAAAACCTATAGAGTAGAAGCGTTGTTACTGGCTTGCATTCTTTTACCACCGCATCATCTGAATACTTTAGCATTTTTCATGGAGTTTTTAAAGAAAGTGTCAATGCGCGAGAAACAGAATAAAATGACCATTGACAATTTAGCTAAGGTTGTTGCTCCGAACATTATGCCGTTGCAAGAAATTACAATGTCTGCTGTGCAAATGCGTTTTGAATTGCATTTACTTGTTATTAAg ATTTTAATTGAAAATGCAGAAATTATTGGCATTTTACCTGATCACATAACACAGGCTATTTCTATGGAAACAATTGGTAGTACAGATAATGAATTAGATGTATCTGATCATTCGCATTCAAAGTTCAGAAAAAAGAAACATCGCAGTGGGAGTCTTACAC gAATGTTTAATGGTCTGAAAAAAATTGTTGGTAAAAATGCAGTAATTGAAGATAATGTGATACGTAATGCATGCGATACACAAAAGGATCCTGAAAATTATGATCCTATACAATCAAATGTTAAGTCtacaaagaaaagaaaagttgATTATTTAGATCCTCCAAGTATGAAGAAAAA GAGAGTTGTTGATAAATCCAAAAAGATCAGACTTAGCTTGGACCGTTTTGTACCAAAAAAGCCG AAAGCAGTTGATGAAAGTCCAAAACCATATGCGAATACTTCGGATATTCAGACGGAACGACGTTGGAGTTCTGTTTGTAACACGTGTGATTCACAAAGAACATACAGAACGTACAGCGATGGTTCGTCAAATTTAAAGTTAATTTTAAAAGACAGCGAAGTATCAAACGAACTTCATAGAGAGTACAATAATATATTCGTTGATGCCGATATCAATTTATCAGATGATAATGACGAGCAGGCCTTGTCAAGGAAAGAGGAGGATAGTGATTTAAGCAAACGGTATACACAATTAAATTCCAGTTCGGAAGAACTAAAAATTTTAAACAGTTTTGACGAAACACATGTATATCCACCAAAAAGGAGGCTAACTGTAAATAATTTTGAAGCATATTCACGTGTTCAAGTCACATCTGTAGACAATTCGTCAGAGGAATATGTTACTATACCtaaaagtgaatatgaggaaattAAAAATAGAGTTTCGGCAATTGAATCTCGTCTTTCTCAAGAATTCGGATGTGTAAATAACGAGAATGATGAGGAAAATGAAGAATTATTGCCACAGTCTGTTAAAAAAGTACAAACTGCATATGAAAAGACTTTAGAAGAAGCTAGTATAGAAAGTACAGTAACAACCGATTACTTGGCGAAAAAACTTGGTAAGGAGCTTAAAATTAGAAGATCAAGTGAACATAAAATTATTAGATCTCCAAGCGCTCGAAAAATTGGAAGTTTAAAGAGAAGGTCTCAAGAAAGAGTAATGAG TAAACGTGTTAGACGAACTGCTTCATGGCACATATCTCATGGTCCAGATTTACATGTACAATGTAATCAAGAATTAAACAACGTTTACAGTAATAATAAAAAACCTTTTGCAGAAAATTATTCAAAAGACGATTCTCAGTTGCGACCTATATCCACTTCCCTTTGGGAAGAAGAAAAGAATGGAATTTTGAATAATATACGTGATGAATttaacaatttaaataaaagtACAAAAAAATTTAATCAAAGTTCTCTCCAAACGTTACAAAATAGAACACACTCAACAGTACGTCGAGTATCATCTTTTCATGGTAATGAACATACGAACACAGCTATGTATTTTGATAGCAAGATTGAAAAGCTAAAGAAGACAAACAGTCAACAGAATATGATTTTAAATAACGCATCTGTAGATAAGACGACCCCGAAGTCTGATTGGAAAAAATCGCCAATGTCTTGGAAAGACGCAGAAGGATATTTTAAatcaacaattcaaatgaatactCCAATAACTCAATCTGGTCGTGCGTCAATTGCGAAATTGAGAACTCAAAATGCTGGAATGGTACTAGCCAAAGCAAAATTATTCGATGAATGTACAGCAAAGGGATATGTTCAGAACACTGCcataaataaaaaaaacgaTTTATTTCACACAAAAAATGATCAGTGTACAAATAATATAAAACAGAGTTGTAAACAAAATGAATTGTATCGGAAATCAAGTAAAAACGTTAAAACCAAGTATCCAAAGATGATGGAAAAGCATTAttcttctattgctacggaaacTGAAAGTACAAAAGAAGGTCTCGAAACGTGTTATTGTAATTCGAAAGATCCTACGTTATGTAGTGCGGTCATTCATAAAAAAGAAAACATGGCTGTTAAAATACCATCTTTGGTGAAAAAAGTGCCTATGAATACAATATTGCACGAACCAAGACTGAGTACGTATAAAACTGATGATAATGTCGTTTGTAAAACTCCGAATATTAAGAAGCCACTAACGGTAAAAACACCAAAAAGTGCAAAAGCATTAGTTAGAAAGCCTACAGCTGAATCTCGTAGAACACCTATGAAAGCAGTTAATCAATTGGGGACTCCGAAGCATCAGACCCCTAAAAGTATTTTAAAAACACGGAATATGAATAGATATATTTAA
- the LOC143423796 gene encoding uncharacterized protein LOC143423796 isoform X3, protein MLIYDVLHKETVYHSIISDLRNYGVKYRFKKNMFKPERSEGIKQISKKVFKTPLLYQPLDVVNLSSGAIVHVPMFVSQASTFLENYITQEGLFRKAGSQVRQKELIAHLDNGGTLGEKHHAVDVANCLKTFFRDLPEPLIPYTYHDLFVHCAMLKTYRVEALLLACILLPPHHLNTLAFFMEFLKKVSMREKQNKMTIDNLAKVVAPNIMPLQEITMSAVQMRFELHLLVIKILIENAEIIGILPDHITQAISMETIGSTDNELDVSDHSHSKFRKKKHRSGSLTRMFNGLKKIVGKNAVIEDNVIRNACDTQKDPENYDPIQSNVKSTKKRKVDYLDPPSMKKKVVDKSKKIRLSLDRFVPKKPKAVDESPKPYANTSDIQTERRWSSVCNTCDSQRTYRTYSDGSSNLKLILKDSEVSNELHREYNNIFVDADINLSDDNDEQALSRKEEDSDLSKRYTQLNSSSEELKILNSFDETHVYPPKRRLTVNNFEAYSRVQVTSVDNSSEEYVTIPKSEYEEIKNRVSAIESRLSQEFGCVNNENDEENEELLPQSVKKVQTAYEKTLEEASIESTVTTDYLAKKLGKELKIRRSSEHKIIRSPSARKIGSLKRRSQERVMSKRVRRTASWHISHGPDLHVQCNQELNNVYSNNKKPFAENYSKDDSQLRPISTSLWEEEKNGILNNIRDEFNNLNKSTKKFNQSSLQTLQNRTHSTVRRVSSFHGNEHTNTAMYFDSKIEKLKKTNSQQNMILNNASVDKTTPKSDWKKSPMSWKDAEGYFKSTIQMNTPITQSGRASIAKLRTQNAGMVLAKAKLFDECTAKGYVQNTAINKKNDLFHTKNDQCTNNIKQSCKQNELYRKSSKNVKTKYPKMMEKHYSSIATETESTKEGLETCYCNSKDPTLCSAVIHKKENMAVKIPSLVKKVPMNTILHEPRLSTYKTDDNVVCKTPNIKKPLTVKTPKSAKALVRKPTAESRRTPMKAVNQLGTPKHQTPKSILKTRNMNRYI, encoded by the exons ATGTTGATTTATGATGTTCTGCATAAAGAAACAGTATATCATTCAATTATCAGTGATCTTCGTAATTATGGAGTtaaatatcgttttaagaagaacatgTTCAAACCTGAGAGATCTGAAGGAATTAAACAGATCTCAAAGAAAGTTTTCAAGACTCCCTTATTGTATCAACCACTGGACGTTGTTAACCTATCTTCTGGTGCCATCGTACATGTTCCCATGTTTGTTAGTCAAGCGTCAACATTTTTAGAAAACTATATAACTCAAGAGGGACTATTCAGGAAAGCAGGTTCACAAGTTAGACAAAAGGAATTAATAGCCCATTTAGATAATGGTGGCACTTTAGGAGAGAAACATCATGCAGTTGACGTGGCTAATTGCTTAAAAACCTTCTTTAGGGATTTACCGGAACCATTGATTCCATATACGTATCATGATTTATTTGTACATTGTGCCATGTTAAAAACCTATAGAGTAGAAGCGTTGTTACTGGCTTGCATTCTTTTACCACCGCATCATCTGAATACTTTAGCATTTTTCATGGAGTTTTTAAAGAAAGTGTCAATGCGCGAGAAACAGAATAAAATGACCATTGACAATTTAGCTAAGGTTGTTGCTCCGAACATTATGCCGTTGCAAGAAATTACAATGTCTGCTGTGCAAATGCGTTTTGAATTGCATTTACTTGTTATTAAg ATTTTAATTGAAAATGCAGAAATTATTGGCATTTTACCTGATCACATAACACAGGCTATTTCTATGGAAACAATTGGTAGTACAGATAATGAATTAGATGTATCTGATCATTCGCATTCAAAGTTCAGAAAAAAGAAACATCGCAGTGGGAGTCTTACAC gAATGTTTAATGGTCTGAAAAAAATTGTTGGTAAAAATGCAGTAATTGAAGATAATGTGATACGTAATGCATGCGATACACAAAAGGATCCTGAAAATTATGATCCTATACAATCAAATGTTAAGTCtacaaagaaaagaaaagttgATTATTTAGATCCTCCAAGTATGAAGAAAAA AGTTGTTGATAAATCCAAAAAGATCAGACTTAGCTTGGACCGTTTTGTACCAAAAAAGCCG AAAGCAGTTGATGAAAGTCCAAAACCATATGCGAATACTTCGGATATTCAGACGGAACGACGTTGGAGTTCTGTTTGTAACACGTGTGATTCACAAAGAACATACAGAACGTACAGCGATGGTTCGTCAAATTTAAAGTTAATTTTAAAAGACAGCGAAGTATCAAACGAACTTCATAGAGAGTACAATAATATATTCGTTGATGCCGATATCAATTTATCAGATGATAATGACGAGCAGGCCTTGTCAAGGAAAGAGGAGGATAGTGATTTAAGCAAACGGTATACACAATTAAATTCCAGTTCGGAAGAACTAAAAATTTTAAACAGTTTTGACGAAACACATGTATATCCACCAAAAAGGAGGCTAACTGTAAATAATTTTGAAGCATATTCACGTGTTCAAGTCACATCTGTAGACAATTCGTCAGAGGAATATGTTACTATACCtaaaagtgaatatgaggaaattAAAAATAGAGTTTCGGCAATTGAATCTCGTCTTTCTCAAGAATTCGGATGTGTAAATAACGAGAATGATGAGGAAAATGAAGAATTATTGCCACAGTCTGTTAAAAAAGTACAAACTGCATATGAAAAGACTTTAGAAGAAGCTAGTATAGAAAGTACAGTAACAACCGATTACTTGGCGAAAAAACTTGGTAAGGAGCTTAAAATTAGAAGATCAAGTGAACATAAAATTATTAGATCTCCAAGCGCTCGAAAAATTGGAAGTTTAAAGAGAAGGTCTCAAGAAAGAGTAATGAG TAAACGTGTTAGACGAACTGCTTCATGGCACATATCTCATGGTCCAGATTTACATGTACAATGTAATCAAGAATTAAACAACGTTTACAGTAATAATAAAAAACCTTTTGCAGAAAATTATTCAAAAGACGATTCTCAGTTGCGACCTATATCCACTTCCCTTTGGGAAGAAGAAAAGAATGGAATTTTGAATAATATACGTGATGAATttaacaatttaaataaaagtACAAAAAAATTTAATCAAAGTTCTCTCCAAACGTTACAAAATAGAACACACTCAACAGTACGTCGAGTATCATCTTTTCATGGTAATGAACATACGAACACAGCTATGTATTTTGATAGCAAGATTGAAAAGCTAAAGAAGACAAACAGTCAACAGAATATGATTTTAAATAACGCATCTGTAGATAAGACGACCCCGAAGTCTGATTGGAAAAAATCGCCAATGTCTTGGAAAGACGCAGAAGGATATTTTAAatcaacaattcaaatgaatactCCAATAACTCAATCTGGTCGTGCGTCAATTGCGAAATTGAGAACTCAAAATGCTGGAATGGTACTAGCCAAAGCAAAATTATTCGATGAATGTACAGCAAAGGGATATGTTCAGAACACTGCcataaataaaaaaaacgaTTTATTTCACACAAAAAATGATCAGTGTACAAATAATATAAAACAGAGTTGTAAACAAAATGAATTGTATCGGAAATCAAGTAAAAACGTTAAAACCAAGTATCCAAAGATGATGGAAAAGCATTAttcttctattgctacggaaacTGAAAGTACAAAAGAAGGTCTCGAAACGTGTTATTGTAATTCGAAAGATCCTACGTTATGTAGTGCGGTCATTCATAAAAAAGAAAACATGGCTGTTAAAATACCATCTTTGGTGAAAAAAGTGCCTATGAATACAATATTGCACGAACCAAGACTGAGTACGTATAAAACTGATGATAATGTCGTTTGTAAAACTCCGAATATTAAGAAGCCACTAACGGTAAAAACACCAAAAAGTGCAAAAGCATTAGTTAGAAAGCCTACAGCTGAATCTCGTAGAACACCTATGAAAGCAGTTAATCAATTGGGGACTCCGAAGCATCAGACCCCTAAAAGTATTTTAAAAACACGGAATATGAATAGATATATTTAA
- the LOC143423796 gene encoding uncharacterized protein LOC143423796 isoform X1 translates to MLIYDVLHKETVYHSIISDLRNYGVKYRFKKNMFKPERSEGIKQISKKVFKTPLLYQPLDVVNLSSGAIVHVPMFVSQASTFLENYITQEGLFRKAGSQVRQKELIAHLDNGGTLGEKHHAVDVANCLKTFFRDLPEPLIPYTYHDLFVHCAMLKTYRVEALLLACILLPPHHLNTLAFFMEFLKKVSMREKQNKMTIDNLAKVVAPNIMPLQEITMSAVQMRFELHLLVIKILIENAEIIGILPDHITQAISMETIGSTDNELDVSDHSHSKFRKKKHRSGSLTRKPHLSASNLNLRMFNGLKKIVGKNAVIEDNVIRNACDTQKDPENYDPIQSNVKSTKKRKVDYLDPPSMKKKRVVDKSKKIRLSLDRFVPKKPKAVDESPKPYANTSDIQTERRWSSVCNTCDSQRTYRTYSDGSSNLKLILKDSEVSNELHREYNNIFVDADINLSDDNDEQALSRKEEDSDLSKRYTQLNSSSEELKILNSFDETHVYPPKRRLTVNNFEAYSRVQVTSVDNSSEEYVTIPKSEYEEIKNRVSAIESRLSQEFGCVNNENDEENEELLPQSVKKVQTAYEKTLEEASIESTVTTDYLAKKLGKELKIRRSSEHKIIRSPSARKIGSLKRRSQERVMSKRVRRTASWHISHGPDLHVQCNQELNNVYSNNKKPFAENYSKDDSQLRPISTSLWEEEKNGILNNIRDEFNNLNKSTKKFNQSSLQTLQNRTHSTVRRVSSFHGNEHTNTAMYFDSKIEKLKKTNSQQNMILNNASVDKTTPKSDWKKSPMSWKDAEGYFKSTIQMNTPITQSGRASIAKLRTQNAGMVLAKAKLFDECTAKGYVQNTAINKKNDLFHTKNDQCTNNIKQSCKQNELYRKSSKNVKTKYPKMMEKHYSSIATETESTKEGLETCYCNSKDPTLCSAVIHKKENMAVKIPSLVKKVPMNTILHEPRLSTYKTDDNVVCKTPNIKKPLTVKTPKSAKALVRKPTAESRRTPMKAVNQLGTPKHQTPKSILKTRNMNRYI, encoded by the exons ATGTTGATTTATGATGTTCTGCATAAAGAAACAGTATATCATTCAATTATCAGTGATCTTCGTAATTATGGAGTtaaatatcgttttaagaagaacatgTTCAAACCTGAGAGATCTGAAGGAATTAAACAGATCTCAAAGAAAGTTTTCAAGACTCCCTTATTGTATCAACCACTGGACGTTGTTAACCTATCTTCTGGTGCCATCGTACATGTTCCCATGTTTGTTAGTCAAGCGTCAACATTTTTAGAAAACTATATAACTCAAGAGGGACTATTCAGGAAAGCAGGTTCACAAGTTAGACAAAAGGAATTAATAGCCCATTTAGATAATGGTGGCACTTTAGGAGAGAAACATCATGCAGTTGACGTGGCTAATTGCTTAAAAACCTTCTTTAGGGATTTACCGGAACCATTGATTCCATATACGTATCATGATTTATTTGTACATTGTGCCATGTTAAAAACCTATAGAGTAGAAGCGTTGTTACTGGCTTGCATTCTTTTACCACCGCATCATCTGAATACTTTAGCATTTTTCATGGAGTTTTTAAAGAAAGTGTCAATGCGCGAGAAACAGAATAAAATGACCATTGACAATTTAGCTAAGGTTGTTGCTCCGAACATTATGCCGTTGCAAGAAATTACAATGTCTGCTGTGCAAATGCGTTTTGAATTGCATTTACTTGTTATTAAg ATTTTAATTGAAAATGCAGAAATTATTGGCATTTTACCTGATCACATAACACAGGCTATTTCTATGGAAACAATTGGTAGTACAGATAATGAATTAGATGTATCTGATCATTCGCATTCAAAGTTCAGAAAAAAGAAACATCGCAGTGGGAGTCTTACACGTAAGCCACATCTAAGTGCCTCCAATCTCAATCTAA gAATGTTTAATGGTCTGAAAAAAATTGTTGGTAAAAATGCAGTAATTGAAGATAATGTGATACGTAATGCATGCGATACACAAAAGGATCCTGAAAATTATGATCCTATACAATCAAATGTTAAGTCtacaaagaaaagaaaagttgATTATTTAGATCCTCCAAGTATGAAGAAAAA GAGAGTTGTTGATAAATCCAAAAAGATCAGACTTAGCTTGGACCGTTTTGTACCAAAAAAGCCG AAAGCAGTTGATGAAAGTCCAAAACCATATGCGAATACTTCGGATATTCAGACGGAACGACGTTGGAGTTCTGTTTGTAACACGTGTGATTCACAAAGAACATACAGAACGTACAGCGATGGTTCGTCAAATTTAAAGTTAATTTTAAAAGACAGCGAAGTATCAAACGAACTTCATAGAGAGTACAATAATATATTCGTTGATGCCGATATCAATTTATCAGATGATAATGACGAGCAGGCCTTGTCAAGGAAAGAGGAGGATAGTGATTTAAGCAAACGGTATACACAATTAAATTCCAGTTCGGAAGAACTAAAAATTTTAAACAGTTTTGACGAAACACATGTATATCCACCAAAAAGGAGGCTAACTGTAAATAATTTTGAAGCATATTCACGTGTTCAAGTCACATCTGTAGACAATTCGTCAGAGGAATATGTTACTATACCtaaaagtgaatatgaggaaattAAAAATAGAGTTTCGGCAATTGAATCTCGTCTTTCTCAAGAATTCGGATGTGTAAATAACGAGAATGATGAGGAAAATGAAGAATTATTGCCACAGTCTGTTAAAAAAGTACAAACTGCATATGAAAAGACTTTAGAAGAAGCTAGTATAGAAAGTACAGTAACAACCGATTACTTGGCGAAAAAACTTGGTAAGGAGCTTAAAATTAGAAGATCAAGTGAACATAAAATTATTAGATCTCCAAGCGCTCGAAAAATTGGAAGTTTAAAGAGAAGGTCTCAAGAAAGAGTAATGAG TAAACGTGTTAGACGAACTGCTTCATGGCACATATCTCATGGTCCAGATTTACATGTACAATGTAATCAAGAATTAAACAACGTTTACAGTAATAATAAAAAACCTTTTGCAGAAAATTATTCAAAAGACGATTCTCAGTTGCGACCTATATCCACTTCCCTTTGGGAAGAAGAAAAGAATGGAATTTTGAATAATATACGTGATGAATttaacaatttaaataaaagtACAAAAAAATTTAATCAAAGTTCTCTCCAAACGTTACAAAATAGAACACACTCAACAGTACGTCGAGTATCATCTTTTCATGGTAATGAACATACGAACACAGCTATGTATTTTGATAGCAAGATTGAAAAGCTAAAGAAGACAAACAGTCAACAGAATATGATTTTAAATAACGCATCTGTAGATAAGACGACCCCGAAGTCTGATTGGAAAAAATCGCCAATGTCTTGGAAAGACGCAGAAGGATATTTTAAatcaacaattcaaatgaatactCCAATAACTCAATCTGGTCGTGCGTCAATTGCGAAATTGAGAACTCAAAATGCTGGAATGGTACTAGCCAAAGCAAAATTATTCGATGAATGTACAGCAAAGGGATATGTTCAGAACACTGCcataaataaaaaaaacgaTTTATTTCACACAAAAAATGATCAGTGTACAAATAATATAAAACAGAGTTGTAAACAAAATGAATTGTATCGGAAATCAAGTAAAAACGTTAAAACCAAGTATCCAAAGATGATGGAAAAGCATTAttcttctattgctacggaaacTGAAAGTACAAAAGAAGGTCTCGAAACGTGTTATTGTAATTCGAAAGATCCTACGTTATGTAGTGCGGTCATTCATAAAAAAGAAAACATGGCTGTTAAAATACCATCTTTGGTGAAAAAAGTGCCTATGAATACAATATTGCACGAACCAAGACTGAGTACGTATAAAACTGATGATAATGTCGTTTGTAAAACTCCGAATATTAAGAAGCCACTAACGGTAAAAACACCAAAAAGTGCAAAAGCATTAGTTAGAAAGCCTACAGCTGAATCTCGTAGAACACCTATGAAAGCAGTTAATCAATTGGGGACTCCGAAGCATCAGACCCCTAAAAGTATTTTAAAAACACGGAATATGAATAGATATATTTAA